AAGACTTTAatatgaaacagaaacacaaggaaatgttcttttttttttgcattagcAGTGTCTTAGGGCAACGCAAACAGTCCAGATGATTGTGGGAGAGTGGATCAGAGAACGTCTGTCTATTTGAACAAGCAGTGgttaaaaaaatccaaaattcTCACATTACACTGAATCAACTTAAGTGCTCAAAGATGAACATAGCAGACCTTTTAAAGCAATGCTTACTCTCTAGATGCCTGGACTCTAATACTTTTAGTGCAATGATGGAACTCAGTCACAGGCCAATCACAGTTTTCTCTTAGTGAGTGAGACAGATTGTgacacacagaagcagcagctcctatgttctttattatcttttttagccatatttaaatttatttatttatggggACTGCTTTGTTTTCCTGGGGTCTGTTGTTATAGATGTCTTGGTTGTGCTTTCTGATTCAGCTTGACATTAATAATGGCAATAAAGTTTGATTGGATGTCATTTAattgagaaataaataaaatgaataacttCTACAAGGAGCTAGTCCTGAAAAGGATCAGCAGCAGTTCCAAGTACAAGTGTTGTACAAGTATCAATAAATGTTTATCTTTCTTTCTACCACGCATATAATCATATGGTAATTTTGAGCAAAATTAccttaaaaaaaggttttgttgtCTTGGAAATTAAACTAATTGAATTTCTGATTCCAACCAATGGACATATGTGTTTAGAGAGACTTGAAAGGTGCACAATGGTGAtgcaaaagcagcaacaaagaACCTAAAccccactttctctctctctctctctctctctctgtccctcctctcactctttctgttgtcgctctgtctctctccctttctctcgctccctctgtcATCCATTTCAGCCAGGTGTGTCTCATCAGCCACCTACTAGCCTACTTCCCACCTTAACCAACGCTGTCGAGGTAGCCATGGCAACCAGTGCTGTGCCAAGTGACAACTTGCCAACGTACaagctggtggtggtgggggatgGTGGTGTTGGGAAGAGTGCCCTCACCATCCAATTCTTCCAGAAGATCTTTGTGCCAGATTATGATCCCACGATAGAAGACTCATATCTGAAGCACACAGAGATAGACGGGCAGTGGGCAATACTGGATGGTAAGtagaggagtgtgtgtttgtgtgtgtgtttgtgtgaagtgaAGCAGACAGCAGCTGAGAGTGATCCCATCTGTCAGTGCTCATCTGCTTTTTATCTGcttctgctttattttgttcattttccttgtttgtgtgattgtgatcATGCAGAGTGACACACATCAACTGAAACGATGCACATTCACTTTGAAAAGGCCGGCATTAAGAATTTCCCAACTCCATTGTGGGTCTGTTGATTTGCTCTGCTCGCACTGCGTGTGGTAAAACTCGAGAAACTTGTAACCATCCAAGTGGCAGCAAGAGCGCCAGCTAATCAAACCGTATTATGTCGCTATTCCAGCTCAGATTCTAGCCAATACAatcacagtaaacaaacaggaCAACCAGGAGCTCTAGGACAAGGCCACGTTCCCCATTGCTGGTGTTTTTGTCATCTAAATTGTACCCAATTTGCGGCAGCGGCAGACACTGTGTTGCAATCCTTTTAGCAACTCTTTGTTACAAATTCAGCAATGACAAACACTGTTCTGCTAACCTTCAATCGCAATATTATAGCACCAAGAGCCTGGCTCATCCAGAGTCAAGTATTAAAGTGATGTTTATATGCCCCGAAAGTCTCATTCCCATTTTGGGGAATTGTCCTTAGACCCTCCCATTATGTGCAGCTGTAGTAGAACAACATGAGTTCTGTGCCAGATTTACCCAAGGTTAGAAATAAAGAGTCAAGATGGTTCATAAGTCGTCTACAGACCAGTGAGTGAACATACGCTGTTGCTGTTTGCCTACACTCAGCCAATCATTAAATGACCTTTcctgtaataataattaattacatttacaaattTAGAAAGTGCACTGAGAGTACATACCTCAGCCATTGCTTAAAAGCATGCAGACTGGGTCAATTCGTAATCACTGTAAGAGAGATAAGAATGCTTGTGTTTAGGGATCAGGAGTTATTATTTGGAATAACTTTATGTATTCATCACTGGTGTGATTGTTCTTGATATGCTCAAtcagtatttttaaatgtttagttGACTCGGATGTGTATGCGATTCACGAAGTAGAATAAAATCTGATGAAGTAATacttgtgtgtgtcactctaTTTACCCAGTGCTGGACACAGCGGGCCAGGAAGAGTTCAGTGCGATGAGGGAGCAGTATATGAGGACAGGAGACGGCTTCCTCATTGTCTTCTCTGTGACAGACAAGGCCAGTTTTGAACATGTTGACCGATTCCATCAACTCATACTACGGGTCAAAGACAGGTTAGTCTGTGGTCAAATTCAAGGATTGCTTTGGGCATTCTTATACAaatctgtataaaaaaaaaaaaagtatgctgCAGCtacaacaacatttacagtgatgctgaaactgtaaatgttagctCTCATTTGTATGATTAAGTGAGAGAAAAAGTCAGGATCAAGTGAAcaagagaataaaataaataaatttttaatttaaatgtaaatgtaagcGATGTGATAAATCAGTCCAGCCCCTAAAGCtgatatcacattttaatcTTTGGGTACTGACAAGTCCTTTATAGATGTGAGTTATCCTATGACATCTGCTTGGCTTCCTCTTTCTGTTTaaggaacatgttttttttttaacttatgaTGTGTTAACTTATGCCTTTAGTAACATCGCTTTTGTTTTGATATCAATTTTCCAGTAAAATAAATGCTGTGATCTAGGAACACTTGATTTTGTTCTGTATGTTTGACTGTTGTAATTGTATTCTGTATTGTATGTTTCTATGATGTTGAATTTTAGCCcgagtttttttttaccagtttattaggaaatgaaaacagaagtgAGAAGTGCAATTAAAATGCCCAGTCATTCAACCATTACACTGTACAATTCTGGGTGTGCAACTATGGTAACTAATGGTGGATATGGTAATACTCGtataacaaatgaaaatgatcatgcCAGGAAGTCAAAATTACCAAAAGAGGAAGTAGCTCTCtcatatatattatgtattagaCAATTTACTATGTGGAAAAAACATGGACTTGCCATCCCACACTGAAGTTGAAATAAATTCAcatgtaatatatgtatgtatatatatatatatatatatatatatatatatatatataaaacttcATTTATATGCGCGCCTCAGTCTCTACAGTTAGTTGACTCAGCAGAAGTGGTCTTCCTTGTTACCTTCCTCCTGAAGCTGTGTTCCAAAATCCTTTTCTGTCAAAGACAGTTAAGAGGGAAGAAGTGTCTGTTCTCTGAGAGGCTCTGACAGAAGCCTATAAAAGTGAGCTTGAGATGGAGCAAAAATAGAAGCTGAAACTTACCAAATAGCTGTCTGTCCATATTTGGTGGTGCTCAACTGTTGCTCTCTTTTCTGCAAGACTGAAGTATTGCAGGAATTTGAcacctcacagagaaattctaggttttttttgtgttccctttgctttgtttcactcatgtgttctttttccctctcaggGAGGCCTTCCCCATGGTGTTGGTGGCAAACAAGGTCGACCTGGTCCATCTGAGAAAGGTCACCAATGACCAGGGCCAGGAGATGGCTGCAAAACATAATGTGAGTATGAGCGTGCACTTAAGCAATTGCCCTTGCCACATTCTACACTTGTTGATTTCAGCACTCGAGCCAAGGCTCTCACAACAGCACACATTCTGTTTCAACAGTAGTGCATCACTTtcagatgtaaacaaatgtcggttagattcaaaccattgtcaaatgagtttagacaatgctgattaagcctgtcAGTTTCACACAACTCTGCTTGTCTAAGTATAGCAGtgtcactgcacacaggaagtcatttgatATACGTCAAGACAGATGGACGCAACAGCCTCGGCCATTCAGCAATTTGATGATACATTTTTGttgcccctgcgctgctgctgtatacacacaaatgcgcTGAAGGTCTGATTTCAGAGCCCGCatactaatcatttctgttcacaaagactaaACAGGCAGACTAAAAATCACGTtaggcactgcagctttaacaattaagaaagtagaaaacattttaGTGGACTAGATACAGGCTGCGCTCACAGTAATCTGCTGAAAACATCCCTTCTTTACAGCATGTGCTAATTACTCTGCTGTGAAAGAACTGAGAATTGTTCTTCACATAATGCCTACTTCAGAAATCAATCACACATTAAAAAGGAAGTGGGGCTGTTTCACAGAGATCACTGCACTTGTGGCTTTACATCAGCcacaagtgaagaaaaaaaaagctttaaggCTGCATGGTCAGTTAAGTGCATCAACCGTCTATGCACAGCACAGGGCTGTAGACGTTTTCTGTAAACACCTGCAGGGTAATTCTGCAGCTAATATGTGATATTTGTCATGGTTCTCATTGTGCCTTCAATACTGTACTGTCATGTAACCTCAACCCTCAGGCCGAGTGAGACAGCTCAGAGTTgctgagtttgttttgtctctgtggcTCTGTGGTCACTTTATCAAACACACATGCTGCTCTTTTCCAGTTCATGGGATGTGACTTTGCAGtcctgctgttttcattttgtttcaattGTGGATTCAATTGCTCCCCTTTTTAAAATCTCACAAAATGACTTGTTTATAAACAGCCTGGTATTGTGACATGAGGCTCAGTATTTCTCTGGGGTGAGAGTGAAATGATGATTTGGGggcatttttaatttgaatctTTTTCCCCTTGCATCTTCATCTTTGTGACCTCTATGGTTTCTTAAGTATATAGTTTTTGACTTGGAATGAGTTGCCTCTACAGTATAGGCAGGACACTTCAGAATCTCATTGTGGCTTTTTATATATAAaggtttttgcttattttatttgtttcattgcTTTGCATTTATTAGTAATGTGAGGTgttttttgcttgtgttttatttcatttatggaTTTTAATGTTACTGGTTGTACAGCTCATTGGCCAGCTGTGTTGCTTTGTCCAGCCAGAATGGTCATGTTGCATTTCACTCACTactatgtgtttttgtttttatttgattgtatGTTTCATTCATTAAGTAATATTTTTCTCCTCACTTCTGCAGATAACGTATATTGAAACCAGTGCTAAGGATCCTCCGATGAATGTGGACAAAGCCTTTCATGAGCTGGTCCGCGTTATAAGGTAACTGTAGGCTCTCTTGtgtgctttcatttatttcctggagATAAAGATCTTGGGATCAGACAGATTCCCTTGCATTTATAGTTATAACAATGAACTTCCAGGATGGCTCATTCTTTACCCCCGAGGTACACACTCCTCCAGGAagattatgtatttttttatgcagGTTATAAGCAATGAGATGGATTATACTGGTGTGTTGGGGTAGTCAAATAGTTTTTGGAAGAgtggaaaaggaaagaaaaatccCTGAGCTATTTCCCGTCTTAACACACATGTAATTTTAGAAGAATTTGGTTTATAACCATGCTCTTTTTGTCTGTCCTGTCGGGGCTTTCTCTTGTTGCAAGGACCAAGAAGCAACAAGTCGTCTATCCTAGTAGTTCAGAACTCAAATGCAGTCGAGGAGTGCTGTGGGCATATTTATAGTTGTGAAAAAGAAAGTCAACCACAGAGTAGTAGAGTCTGTCTTGAACGTGTGCCAGCACTGTCTCATGAAAACATATTCTTTTCTGTCACCATTTACCAAACCTGAGAAGTGGATCTATGTATCAACAATGCCCTCttgtggtcagtgtgtgatAACTGTGTCACAAATGCGTCACCAGTTATGTTTATATGCACAGTGCTGTTTGAAGCGTATCCACAAATGTTAATACCACTGAAATTGCTGGTGAATAGTGAATCtaacctctgcatttaacccatccttattacacaccagtagtgaacacacaagtcgggcacaggagcagtgggcagcacttatctgtgcccGGGAAACAATGCTGGATTCCCTTCCTTCTCAGGATTTTAACCGGAGACCTTCTGTTTATGAGCCCAATTCcattcctcttggccatgggctgcagACACTAAAGATGTCATAATGTGGGTCAATAATGAGGGATAACTGAATAATGGGACAGTTTTTGCAGTAGAAATATCCCATTTTGAGAAAATGCTTTAAGAAGATTGGTTGAACCAGTTAAACaaagaatcagcagcagcagtggtgctTCAGTGTGGACAGTAATTTTGTACAGTGCCTGGTTTGCTTTCCCTCTTTTTCCACTTAGTGTACAAAGCCATGTTGTCATAGATCTAAATGTACACTAACGGGAGTGGCATCATTCAACAAGAGACCAAATAATCTCAAGTGGTTTCATTATAAAATCAACATTATGCACAAAAGTGATGACTATAGttgaattattatattataaatagtTGCAAAAGCTTGACAGTGGCCCTAAAGTTAATACTGTTCAAACAGTTTCCTCTATGTTCTCTGCACCCACAGACAGCAGATCCCCGAGCGGaaccagaaaaagaaaaagaagatgaagtgGAGAGCAGAACGTTCCACAGGATCCCACAGGTTCCACTGTGCCATATTGTGACCTTGCTCGTCCTCTTTTATCATTCTCAACATACagtgcacacacccacacaccttTGGATGTCAGGGAACTCCCCAGCAGTGGTTAGCTACTGGAGCacaaaagggagggaggggggttaTCAATGAACGGCTGATGGATTCAGAGGGACCAGAAGGACATGTGAATCCGTCATTTCGGACTGATGTCCCCTCAGCGCCTCACAATGCCTTGGAACGAGGGACGTGTCCTCTTCTCCTCAGTTTATGGTCCACCTCTGAAGATCTATGGATCCCTTCCATCAGCAGAGAAGATGAGTGTCACTGAACTGTTTCTCAATCAAGTGTAATTTTTGAATTTATTCTTAATTCATTATCAAATATTGCACAAGACGTCAGACTCTAACATTAGAATCACCTTGATAACATGGACTTTTGTCTTGACAAAGGGAAGTAAAAGGGAGGAACTGGCTCACACATTGGcatcttttattttatggaCCTTCAacaacctgctggtcatcacCTTCCTGTCCTCACACTTCTACAGTCTCTTGGAGAAAAGCACCTGCGTGATCTCTGAATAGCTCGTTGAGTTAGTGGACATCACAGTGGCGTAGTGAATAAAATAGGTGTTATGGTGTGTTGTCGATGAGTGAACTGCCAGTTCTGTGAGTATAGCGTGTACCTCGTGGTCATGTGACGCTCTGGCTTGGAGATGTCAGTtcagagagggtgagaggacgTGTCGTAGCAAGTGAAAGAAACGCGCGAGAGACGTGAGGCGGAGCGAAGTGGCTCGTAGAGACTTGACAGGTGATCGCTATGGCCATATCgacttgttttaatgtgtttaaatataataattgtaaagGAGAGTAATACTGGTCAGTGTAGGTGGTTCTCCTTTAACATAACAGGGTTTGTATCGCAGCCATGTTTACAGAAACTGGTATATAAAGGATTATTTTCCCATAAATACAGACAGTAGTCAGTCGGAGCAACTCTGGGTCTAGCTTTCCTCCGCAGTCATTTTCAGTGGCTTGATGTGTGCAGTCTTCATCACTACTGTATGAACAATAGCCTTGGAAAGTACAACGGGGTCCAAAAGTCTTTCTCATTCAAGTGACTGGGAGAGTTGGAAAGTTGTTTATATGTATactttccatgtttttttgtgtatcaAAGATAGACATAATTGTATAACTATATTTGTGATATAAAAATTGAATTATCGGTGGCAATGTGAACTAATTCAATGCTGTTTTACAAAGGATCTGTCGGGGGCAAAAAATCCTAATGACGTAGAATAGGCGAGGATATAATGAGAGCTTCGTGTTTCAGAGGTGAAACAGGCTGGAGAAGCTGATTTGCACTGGCCGCTAACCAAAATAATGTGATGTCACTTTATTTCAATCGAGGGGCTTTTTCAGACGGCACCACTGAAGTCAGGACCATGTGCTGTAACAGGCCCAGTAAAGGACAACACTCTATCAGATTGGGGATGTACTGTTCTCGCAGTATATAACTGAGTAGCCCTAGGAACACATCAGAGTGAGAGAGCCTTTCTCAACAGGCGGGTGTGATGCTCCGAGGGCTTAAAAGCCATGTTAACTGAGCTATAGAGTCTGTTTAGTTGCaggaaaaaccacacacacacacacgtgaagcGACAAAACATTCAGTATATTCATGTCTGTAGTCGTGGGGAGGATGGGAATGTACAGATAAATAACCTATGAAATGGCTTGTACTGTTAACGCACTAAAGTTTCAGTGGACTACTTTTTTTGTCTGGGTGAAAACTGTCTCTTGAAGGATTACATTTTTGCACTTTTAATACAATTTCTGACTTTCCTATtggcatgttgtttttctgttcaaacCTGTAAGTGACATGAAAGGCACGTTCAAATCGATTTGAATGTatatcaagaaaaaaaaacaaagaagcaaaTTAGTCCCCGTGTGCCTGCATATGCCTGTTGCTTTGGCGATGATTGTAACGGAGACAAAATGAGTCAGAATCAAATCGTGTGAAAAGCAAGAAGGTCGCGTGAGAAGCTCAGATAATATCGTACGGTATACAACTTCACCTCAGCATGAAAGTGGAAAATCAACCATAGCAAACGACGGAGAACAGTAACGACCTGCATCTACTGTTGAAGGGACCTTGCAAACGAGAAGGACTAAAAAACATTGATGTACTGAGCATAGAACGGTGACGCAACACACTCTGGATCATGGGGAAggaaaaatgaagtaaaaaaaaaaaagtgtttgatgAAAATGTTGCATCATGTATGTTTGATACCTTTTTGTATTATTGATATGAATTATTGATATGATTCttgcaaagtgtttttttttttaaacaactgaATAATTTATTACTGTCTACGTTACCTCAGCGTGTCCCAgacctggacaaaaaaaaagaaaaacaacataaactcCCCTGTATTTTTCTTATTTGATTCCCCATATAAGAGACTGCTAATATGTTGTTgaccaaaaaaatgacttttattgcAGCTCATGTGGATGATTTCCCCATGAGAATGTAACTCCAATGACCAAAAGGGACaataaaatcagacttttaactaTGTTTCATTgttcaatgtaaaaaaaacaaagcagataaGCATAATACACCTTTGTCCTAAAGGTGTCATCATGGTTGGTACAAGTGAACCTGCTGATTGGATGCACCGTTTTATATACGATCAATTATTCCACCCTGGATTATATGTGAGCTTATAATTGAGCACTTATGTTTTACAGTGACTGGAGAGACTGTGTTATTTCTTTCCAAATAGCTCACCAAGTATTGCTGATTTGAGTTGTGTATACCTTCAAACGTCAAGGCCGTGTAATTTGGACTTTTCACAGCCGTTGTGTAACGTGTGTTTTTGGACAGGTCTGTTGTGTTCTAACTGGCTGTGTCAGACTGAGGAGCTAGACGAGGCACAAACAAACTGTGGCCTTTTTAATCTAGCCTCAGGGTTCGactttatttcaataaaaaaaaattaaaacacttaTTGTGACTTGTCACATGTCTTTTGTTTGCCACTGCAAAAATGAGCTATCTAACCAAGAGGTATGCTCTTCAATCTGACCAAAATAATAGTGATTTTGGTCTTGTTTTGAGAGTAATATACTTAGCAACAGCAGATTGTGTCcgattatttacagtatattgttttaAGGTTTCTTAAAAGttgttattttacacacacagtaggATAGATTACATCTTTCAGATTATGTCACAGTCTAAATCATTCTAAAAtagtggaaagtaatgaattacattcaCTTGCGtgactgtaattgagtaggttttcgAAGTCGTTTTTCAAATTTATAAtttgacttttacttaagtatgtttctTTGGATGTTACTGTACTGCACTACGTTTTAAAATACATCCGTTATTGagtaagaaaagtaaaaatgttggcctgaattaaaacatttttaaatgaaaatattgtaaaattttaaaaatgggaatgatgaggacatgtgaatgataaggacaggtgaattgccGCTAATTAAGGTCcttgagtgagtgagaaagctGAAgctgtttacatattttattttgtatacatatttactttaatttaattaattaaaaacaatttatgtgcgatttgtgtccccttgtcctctTTACCtgacaatctttttttttaaatgaactaagTAACAATTACTTTGagtaaattttaaacaagctactttttacttcaacttgagtacattttcagaccagtacttttacttgttcTTAAGTAAAATTATATGTCCACAAACCttttcacttaaataaataaataaacgaacAGTGAAAGTAGAATGGCGCGCTAATTTTGAGTTTATTTGActcagtagttttttttctactaCTTATTTAAAGAATTTACTCACTTGTCTAACCCTGTATTCTATATTTTCAAGAAATCTTACTAAGTgtaataatctaatctaatttcacttgTTTATACTCTTGTTTATACTTCTCGAATCACGTATTTATTTCTCACATATTTGCAGTGTGAATGGTGGGAGTTTGCATTAAAATGCAGAGCTACACCCTAAGTCACTGCTaaagagcttcttttttttttttttattgaagccGTGTTCAACAGCGGCGGTGAACATGGCCACACGTGTTCTCAGAGTCAACCTGCTTGTTCAGCAGAAGCTCCCCCTCATTAGTCCTGAGAGCTGTCAAGGCCTATTGAGTTCAACACAGTGAGAATGCTGAAAGCCTCATTTTGCCTCATTGATTTCAGCCCCTTGGGGGAGTAAGGCGAGGCCAAGCACACGGAACAGGTACAACACCACTGCTGCTGATTTATATCCATGCTCCTCACACATGCAGCGGCATTTGTCCCGAGTGGTGCTCAGCATGAGACCAGGGCTGCTGTGGAGATGTGTATGATTTCTAAATTCGAGACtttcagtcttgtataaagtacctagaAGGGTATACTTGAGTAAGAGTGAGTActagtacaagtatcttaccagaaaatgacattgGTAGAaattgaagtcacttttttttttaatattacctaagtgaaagtcttaaagtatatcacatttactgtacttaagtatcaaaagtaattttctgatacaAAATGTAGTTAAGTtctagaagtaaaagtattaaaaaggtgAGGAgcaaggattgagccatggtagcttaGTGGTAGGGGGAGTTGTCTGTCacctggaaggctgtgggttcaattcctggctctgctagtc
Above is a window of Solea senegalensis isolate Sse05_10M linkage group LG2, IFAPA_SoseM_1, whole genome shotgun sequence DNA encoding:
- the mrasa gene encoding ras-related protein M-Ras, with translation MATSAVPSDNLPTYKLVVVGDGGVGKSALTIQFFQKIFVPDYDPTIEDSYLKHTEIDGQWAILDVLDTAGQEEFSAMREQYMRTGDGFLIVFSVTDKASFEHVDRFHQLILRVKDREAFPMVLVANKVDLVHLRKVTNDQGQEMAAKHNITYIETSAKDPPMNVDKAFHELVRVIRQQIPERNQKKKKKMKWRAERSTGSHRFHCAIL